In Thamnophis elegans isolate rThaEle1 chromosome 4, rThaEle1.pri, whole genome shotgun sequence, the following proteins share a genomic window:
- the CENPW gene encoding centromere protein W, translated as MKRTVPRSTLKNLVKKHKPQLRLGGNTDLLVHLNFLLFMFRLAEEARTQAIEEKSKIIKYEHVVSSAKIILKKSRG; from the exons ATGAAACGCACCGTGCCACGAAGCACTCTGAAGAACCTGGTGAAGAAGCACAAGCCCCAGCTCCGTTTGGGCGGCAACACCGACTTACTA gtaCATTTGAACTTCTTATTGTTCATGTTTCGGTTAGCAGAAGAAGCCAGGACCCAGGCTATTGAAGAAAAgagtaaaataattaaatatgaaCATGTGGTCTCTTCTGCAAAG atAATTTTAAAGAAGAGTCGAGGCTAA